Proteins encoded by one window of Blautia luti:
- a CDS encoding ROK family transcriptional regulator: MSGLEKKFATKSKIVNYIINRESTSKVEISKELNLSMPTVLSNVKDLLEKGIIIEIGEYESTGGRKAKSIGINPSYRYAMGIVITANHLGMVLVNLKYEIVKSERIRLKFVSDMSYCSQVADFAAKFLDHMNDAEQKEKLLGVGISIPGIINQEQKLVIKSHALKLENYSLSFLEQAFSVPVYFSNDANAAMMAEDMNIYQNAIYLSLNQTLGGAFCIGGKLFSGENQKAGEFGHMILVPQGRKCYCGKSGCADAYCAAGALVGESKDSVEQFMQLLQNNDEKAEKKWEEYLDYLAILISNLRMAYDMDIILGGEMGGYLSDYMIPLGEKVMKYNGFDHDLRYLKNCSYKKEASAVGAAKHFLQDFIGKI, encoded by the coding sequence ATGAGCGGACTGGAAAAGAAATTTGCTACGAAATCAAAAATCGTAAATTATATTATAAATAGAGAATCCACATCAAAAGTGGAAATATCCAAAGAACTGAATCTGAGTATGCCAACAGTTCTGTCTAATGTAAAAGATTTATTGGAAAAAGGTATCATAATAGAAATTGGAGAATATGAATCCACAGGAGGAAGAAAGGCTAAAAGTATTGGAATCAATCCATCCTATCGTTATGCAATGGGAATTGTGATCACTGCAAATCATCTGGGAATGGTGCTGGTAAATCTGAAGTATGAGATTGTGAAATCAGAGCGGATCCGTCTGAAATTTGTATCTGATATGTCATACTGCAGTCAGGTGGCAGATTTTGCGGCGAAATTTCTGGATCATATGAATGATGCAGAACAGAAAGAAAAGCTTCTGGGTGTTGGAATCTCTATTCCGGGAATCATTAATCAGGAGCAGAAACTGGTGATAAAATCCCACGCACTGAAACTTGAAAACTATAGTCTCAGTTTCCTGGAACAGGCATTTTCTGTCCCGGTTTATTTTTCAAATGATGCCAATGCGGCAATGATGGCAGAAGATATGAACATCTATCAGAATGCAATTTACCTTTCGTTGAATCAGACTCTTGGCGGTGCATTTTGCATAGGGGGAAAATTGTTTTCCGGAGAAAATCAGAAGGCCGGAGAATTTGGACATATGATACTTGTACCTCAGGGCCGCAAGTGTTATTGTGGAAAATCAGGTTGTGCAGATGCTTATTGCGCTGCAGGAGCACTTGTTGGTGAGTCAAAGGATTCTGTGGAACAGTTTATGCAGCTGCTTCAAAACAATGATGAAAAGGCAGAGAAAAAATGGGAAGAGTATCTTGATTATCTTGCAATTCTGATTTCAAATCTGCGCATGGCATATGATATGGATATCATTCTTGGAGGTGAAATGGGTGGATATCTCTCAGATTATATGATACCTCTTGGGGAAAAAGTAATGAAGTATAATGGATTTGATCATGATCTGAGATATCTGAAAAACTGTTCTTATAAGAAAGAAGCCTCAGCTGTAGGTGCAGCAAAGCATTTCCTGCAGGATTTTATCGGAAAGATATAG
- a CDS encoding MATE family efflux transporter encodes MKTKIQDMTSGSPGRLIILFAIPLMLGNICQQLYTMVDTMVVGQVAGVEALAALGAVDFLMWVVTGISTGLTQGFSIQLSQYYGAKDFENLRKSLAHSYRLTAFIAAGVLILSQSFASLVLTGLHTPSNIIGMSLLYLRIIFCGIPATAAYNMFASALRAMGNSKTPLTAMIIASVLNVSLDILFVAGFGWGVAGAAIATVIAQSFSAVYCFLILRRIDIVHLTRADFMPASGMNARLMKLGIPVVFQNIIIGVGGLVVQYVINGYGFLFVAGFTATNKLYGLLEMAAISYGYAIVTYVGQNLGAGKIDRIRKGVRSSMLLSLLTSMIISAAMFLFGKNILSLFISGEPQQTQEVLAIAFKYLSIMAAMLWVLYFLYVYRSALQGLGDTLMPMVSGMAEFVMRISAALILPHFIGQDGIFFAEIAAWSGATVILCISYYARMHKYH; translated from the coding sequence ATGAAAACCAAGATTCAGGATATGACCTCCGGTTCACCGGGACGGTTGATCATTCTTTTTGCAATTCCCCTGATGCTGGGAAATATCTGTCAGCAGCTTTATACAATGGTGGATACCATGGTTGTTGGCCAGGTTGCAGGTGTGGAGGCTCTTGCCGCACTGGGTGCTGTTGACTTTCTGATGTGGGTTGTCACAGGAATATCCACAGGACTCACTCAGGGATTTTCTATTCAACTCTCCCAATATTATGGGGCAAAGGATTTCGAAAATCTGCGTAAATCTCTGGCTCACAGTTACCGACTGACCGCATTCATCGCAGCCGGAGTATTGATTCTCAGCCAGTCATTTGCCTCGCTGGTATTAACAGGGCTGCATACACCTTCCAATATTATCGGAATGTCTCTGTTATATCTGCGCATCATTTTCTGTGGAATCCCCGCTACAGCAGCCTATAATATGTTTGCCTCTGCCCTAAGGGCTATGGGAAACAGTAAAACACCGCTGACCGCAATGATCATCGCATCTGTGCTGAATGTCTCACTGGACATCCTTTTTGTGGCAGGCTTCGGATGGGGTGTGGCAGGAGCAGCAATCGCAACTGTGATCGCACAGAGCTTCTCCGCTGTTTACTGTTTCCTGATTTTACGCAGAATTGATATCGTTCATCTGACCAGAGCAGATTTTATGCCTGCCTCCGGCATGAATGCCCGCCTGATGAAGCTTGGTATTCCTGTTGTATTTCAGAATATCATCATCGGTGTGGGTGGTCTGGTAGTCCAGTATGTGATCAATGGCTACGGTTTCCTTTTTGTGGCAGGATTTACAGCTACAAATAAGCTTTATGGTCTGCTGGAAATGGCGGCTATTTCCTATGGATATGCCATCGTTACTTATGTAGGTCAGAATCTGGGGGCCGGAAAGATTGACAGGATCAGGAAAGGTGTCCGCAGCAGTATGCTGCTTTCCCTGCTTACCTCAATGATCATTTCTGCTGCCATGTTTTTATTTGGAAAAAATATTCTCTCACTTTTCATTTCAGGTGAACCACAGCAGACACAGGAGGTACTGGCAATTGCTTTCAAATACCTCTCTATTATGGCTGCCATGCTCTGGGTTTTGTACTTCCTGTACGTGTACAGATCTGCACTTCAGGGGCTGGGAGATACCTTAATGCCTATGGTAAGTGGTATGGCTGAATTTGTCATGCGTATCAGTGCTGCACTGATCCTTCCCCATTTCATCGGACAGGACGGTATTTTCTTTGCAGAGATCGCAGCATGGAGCGGAGCCACTGTGATCTTATGCATCAGCTATTATGCGCGGATGCATAAATATCATTAA
- a CDS encoding IS3 family transposase has protein sequence MDTDNPAWGARQLSAQLKKRGHQVGRRKTRRYMNEMEIDPIYPKMNLSKRMQQAKVCPYLLRNAVIDRPNQAWSIDITYIAIKHGFLYLTAVIDWYSRCIVEWEVDDTLDTRMVITALKKAFMVAKPVILNSDQGCQFTSNEYMNFLKENQICQSMDGKSRWADNIMIERWFRSFKYEEAYLTQYNNIREARKAIGKYVHTYNFERCHSALNNQTPASCYYPILLLDDHAA, from the coding sequence ATTGATACAGATAACCCGGCCTGGGGAGCACGACAACTGTCTGCTCAACTGAAGAAACGAGGGCATCAGGTTGGCCGCCGGAAAACGCGCCGTTATATGAATGAAATGGAGATTGATCCAATCTATCCAAAAATGAACCTTTCTAAACGTATGCAACAGGCTAAAGTCTGCCCGTATCTGCTGCGTAACGCCGTTATCGACCGTCCTAATCAGGCATGGTCAATCGACATCACATATATCGCCATTAAACATGGATTTTTATATTTAACAGCTGTGATTGACTGGTACAGCCGCTGTATCGTTGAATGGGAAGTCGATGATACTCTGGATACCAGAATGGTCATAACTGCGCTAAAGAAGGCGTTTATGGTAGCAAAACCTGTTATCCTGAATTCGGATCAGGGCTGTCAGTTTACAAGCAATGAGTATATGAATTTTCTCAAAGAGAACCAGATCTGTCAAAGCATGGATGGTAAAAGCCGCTGGGCTGACAATATCATGATTGAACGATGGTTCCGGAGCTTCAAGTACGAGGAAGCATATCTGACCCAATATAACAATATCAGAGAAGCACGGAAGGCAATCGGTAAATATGTGCACACTTACAACTTTGAACGTTGTCATTCTGCACTCAATAATCAGACACCGGCATCCTGCTATTATCCGATCCTGTTACTGGATGATCATGCAGCCTAA
- a CDS encoding MATE family efflux transporter produces the protein MLKRFTRYVTQSVAGMIGISVYVLADTFFISVYSGADGLAVLNLILPVYGLIYAIGAMIGIGSATRYAISRAKGENTEHYFVQSVTWSILAAVPFMLIGIFIPDKALALLGADAGLIGLGRNYVRIILIATPFFMSNYTFTAFARNDGAPSIAMIGSISGSIFNIIFDYIFMFPVGLGFSGAGLATAICPIVTMSVCATHYRSSRNHVGFHWKKPSFRHLISCCQLGVSAFVGELSSGVIAIVFNFLILGIAGNMGVAAYGVVANLSIVAFAIFNGLAQGAQPLISESYGKGQPTQVRKLLKWSLLVCLAVEALIQLIIWTSTDTLISIFNSENNVQLLNYAHTGLRLYFLGFIVAGINIVLVAYFSAVDEPKIAIVGSLLRGIIAIVICAVILAKLFGLNGIWISLLAAETVTFLTILFLAYKDRRKSMAVV, from the coding sequence ATGCTGAAAAGATTCACCAGATATGTAACCCAGAGTGTTGCCGGAATGATCGGGATTTCCGTTTATGTTCTGGCAGATACTTTCTTTATATCTGTATATTCCGGTGCTGACGGACTGGCAGTTCTCAATTTGATCCTGCCGGTTTATGGACTGATCTATGCGATTGGGGCTATGATCGGGATTGGTTCCGCTACCAGGTATGCCATAAGCAGGGCAAAAGGAGAAAATACAGAACATTATTTCGTACAGTCAGTAACCTGGAGTATACTGGCTGCAGTTCCATTTATGCTGATCGGAATCTTTATTCCGGACAAAGCATTGGCTTTGTTGGGTGCAGATGCCGGACTGATCGGACTTGGACGAAACTATGTGAGAATTATTCTGATCGCAACACCATTCTTCATGTCAAATTATACATTTACTGCATTTGCCAGAAACGATGGAGCGCCTTCTATTGCAATGATCGGTTCCATCAGTGGAAGTATCTTTAACATTATATTTGATTATATATTCATGTTTCCTGTCGGTCTGGGATTTTCCGGAGCAGGACTTGCTACTGCAATCTGTCCGATCGTAACAATGAGCGTCTGTGCCACACACTACAGGAGCAGCAGAAACCATGTAGGATTCCATTGGAAAAAACCGTCATTCAGACACCTGATTTCCTGCTGTCAGCTGGGAGTTTCCGCATTTGTCGGGGAATTGTCTTCCGGTGTGATCGCCATTGTATTTAACTTCCTGATCTTGGGAATCGCGGGAAATATGGGTGTAGCAGCCTATGGAGTTGTGGCAAACCTTTCTATCGTGGCATTTGCAATTTTCAACGGTCTGGCCCAGGGAGCACAGCCCCTGATCAGTGAAAGCTACGGAAAAGGTCAGCCCACTCAGGTAAGAAAACTTCTGAAATGGAGCCTGCTCGTATGTCTTGCTGTAGAAGCACTGATCCAATTGATCATCTGGACTTCAACCGACACGCTGATCAGCATTTTCAACAGTGAAAACAATGTTCAGTTATTGAATTATGCACATACAGGACTGCGTCTGTATTTCCTTGGATTTATAGTGGCAGGAATCAATATTGTACTGGTGGCATATTTCTCAGCAGTAGATGAACCGAAAATTGCGATTGTCGGATCATTACTGAGAGGAATTATTGCTATTGTTATCTGCGCAGTTATACTTGCGAAATTATTTGGATTAAATGGAATCTGGATCTCTCTTCTTGCAGCGGAGACAGTTACGTTTCTGACAATTCTGTTTCTGGCATATAAAGACAGAAGAAAAAGCATGGCAGTTGTCTGA
- a CDS encoding HI0074 family nucleotidyltransferase substrate-binding subunit encodes MRKYENFCNSLSNMKDIYNYEEPYDNVVITGLVGLYEICFEQSWKMMKEILEIHGYAEGATGSPKIILKTAYKAGMIRDEEQWLRALQAGNNVTHSYNQKIALGIIADAKEVFYQMLCELKTEIEENWL; translated from the coding sequence ATGAGAAAATATGAGAATTTCTGCAATTCACTGTCTAACATGAAAGATATTTATAATTATGAAGAACCATATGATAATGTAGTGATTACCGGACTCGTAGGATTGTATGAAATTTGTTTTGAGCAGTCATGGAAAATGATGAAAGAAATACTGGAGATTCATGGATATGCAGAGGGAGCAACAGGTTCACCGAAAATCATTCTGAAGACTGCCTATAAAGCCGGAATGATAAGAGATGAGGAGCAGTGGCTTCGTGCATTGCAGGCAGGAAATAATGTTACACATTCTTACAATCAGAAAATTGCGTTAGGAATTATAGCTGATGCAAAAGAAGTGTTTTATCAGATGCTTTGCGAATTAAAAACAGAGATAGAAGAAAATTGGCTGTAA
- a CDS encoding MATE family efflux transporter translates to MRKSYLAVAANGIANISKNLVVCFCLGLGNAGSIIVGNRLGADRLQEAKEAGGDSKFGMLCDSVTLWCITVPLGCICAFILKLPVMVVYFVLNLDEIIKLPVVYKHYKKYKWIKNLT, encoded by the coding sequence GTGAGAAAAAGTTATTTGGCCGTTGCCGCCAATGGAATAGCGAATATTTCCAAAAATCTTGTTGTATGCTTCTGCCTCGGACTTGGAAATGCAGGCAGTATTATAGTGGGAAACCGTCTTGGTGCAGACCGCCTGCAGGAAGCAAAAGAGGCAGGCGGAGACTCCAAATTTGGAATGCTGTGTGATTCCGTAACGTTGTGGTGTATCACCGTTCCTCTAGGATGTATCTGCGCATTTATCCTGAAACTGCCGGTTATGGTTGTCTATTTCGTGCTTAATCTGGACGAGATCATTAAACTGCCGGTGGTCTATAAACATTATAAGAAATATAAATGGATTAAGAATCTTACATAA
- a CDS encoding zinc ribbon domain-containing protein, with protein sequence MNHYKCGKYLIKVDRYFASSKICSVCGHKKKELALSERTYLCECGNRMDRDVNAAVNILEEGKRIYKKCA encoded by the coding sequence CTGAACCACTATAAATGCGGAAAATATCTGATAAAAGTAGACAGATATTTTGCATCCAGCAAGATATGCAGTGTATGCGGGCATAAAAAGAAAGAACTGGCATTATCAGAACGGACATACCTATGCGAATGTGGAAACCGGATGGACCGGGATGTGAATGCGGCGGTCAATATTCTGGAAGAAGGAAAAAGAATATATAAAAAATGTGCATAA
- a CDS encoding MFS transporter, whose product MESKNENVKVPLISKIAYGFGDVGCNFSWMFVSNFLMIFYTDVFGISMAAVSALMLFSRFWDAINDPIVGGLTDKTKTKWGRYRPWLLIAAPITAVLLIMTFWAHPDWSDRSKVIYMVITYCLLVLGYTCVNIPYGTLCGAMTQDIDERAKINTSRSVSAMVAIGIINIITVPLIGKLGSQSAKTGYLLVAIIYGCIFAACHFFCFAKTKEQVIMPEKDKISIKVQLRAVIQNRPYILALIGQVLFGFTLYGRNADVLYYFTYVEGNASYYTTYSMCIIIPSIIGAACFQPVFRKLNNKGRTASIFALFTGISMLCMFFFNVKETPAAFYTLAGITQFFFSGFNTAIYAIIPDCVEYGEWKTGLRNDGFQYAFVSLGNKIGMAIGTALLAALLGKYGYVANHVQNPAVLSIMRHSFTTIPGVLWIVTAIVLFFYRLNKKRYNEIVEDLKKNRVK is encoded by the coding sequence ATGGAGAGTAAAAACGAAAATGTAAAAGTTCCGTTGATCAGTAAAATCGCATATGGATTTGGCGATGTAGGATGTAATTTCAGCTGGATGTTCGTCAGTAATTTTCTCATGATTTTTTACACAGACGTATTCGGAATCAGTATGGCAGCAGTCTCTGCCCTGATGCTGTTTTCGAGATTTTGGGATGCGATCAATGATCCGATCGTGGGTGGACTGACAGATAAAACCAAAACAAAATGGGGACGTTATCGTCCATGGCTTCTCATTGCAGCTCCGATCACGGCCGTGCTTCTGATTATGACATTCTGGGCACATCCGGACTGGTCGGACAGATCAAAGGTTATCTATATGGTAATTACATACTGTCTGCTGGTACTTGGATATACCTGTGTAAATATCCCGTATGGCACCCTTTGTGGAGCAATGACACAGGATATCGATGAACGTGCAAAGATTAATACATCACGTTCAGTATCTGCAATGGTTGCAATTGGAATTATCAATATCATTACAGTTCCACTGATTGGAAAACTTGGCAGTCAAAGTGCTAAAACCGGATACCTACTGGTAGCAATCATATACGGATGTATTTTTGCAGCCTGTCATTTCTTCTGTTTCGCAAAAACAAAAGAGCAGGTGATTATGCCGGAAAAAGACAAAATATCCATAAAAGTGCAGTTAAGAGCAGTGATACAGAACCGCCCATATATTCTGGCATTAATCGGACAGGTGTTATTCGGATTTACACTTTATGGAAGAAATGCAGATGTTTTATACTATTTCACTTATGTAGAGGGAAATGCATCCTACTATACTACATATTCCATGTGCATTATCATTCCATCCATTATCGGTGCTGCATGTTTCCAGCCTGTATTCCGAAAATTGAATAATAAAGGAAGAACTGCATCTATTTTTGCCCTTTTTACCGGAATTTCCATGCTCTGTATGTTCTTCTTCAATGTAAAAGAAACACCGGCAGCGTTCTATACACTTGCAGGAATTACACAATTCTTTTTTTCTGGATTTAACACTGCAATCTATGCGATCATTCCCGACTGCGTAGAATACGGAGAGTGGAAAACGGGCTTAAGGAATGATGGTTTTCAATATGCATTTGTGTCACTGGGAAATAAAATTGGCATGGCAATAGGAACTGCTCTACTTGCAGCACTTCTTGGAAAATATGGATATGTGGCAAATCATGTACAGAATCCGGCTGTTCTCAGTATTATGAGACATTCCTTTACTACAATTCCGGGAGTTTTATGGATAGTGACAGCAATTGTACTGTTTTTCTATCGCCTGAATAAAAAACGTTACAATGAAATTGTAGAAGACCTGAAAAAAAACCGGGTAAAATAA
- a CDS encoding diguanylate cyclase domain-containing protein has protein sequence MKKKNLVPLMVFLLGMCLVGFIVYKTDTHEKWQRRTTAQLNVSTYGERIKNEITNGIAITDTLKQVLISENGDIKQFDTIAENLISDSIESVQLAPDGVVTDIYPAERNEAGKIDLLHDKDRGRISCYARDNHTIITQGPFKLTQGGYGIAVRNPVYLNDEHGQAYFWGFTIVILRVPDIFSDSIHALSGFGYEYRLSKTETPWSDTYKPVYQSDGQITQPVSYDFTIGKESWKFEVTPESGWRNNLLIVTVSTIFTAITLLLSGLTRVCLVSKENKNKFQILARTDSLTGIYNRYGFDESAEKMMDKNPKGHFVAALLDLDDFKFINDIYGHAYGDKALKSLADSMKTFFPSDALLGRNGGDEFCILLQNYTCEDAKELLQQFTGLPKTFSYKGKEQSFNISLGYAEYPTFAASRSQLMRCADAALYAIKLHGKNGCMAYREGLQSGIRKQLGFAFKDVSEHLPGAFIIYRADKDDDELFYANHEFLHMTGYKDMDELFRLTNKRFRSLIREDEQKQIESSIWEQIDSGNKNDYIHFHLRKADGSYLSVLDHGRIVESQQYGRVFYVLFMDWEAMHIHYSDKFSG, from the coding sequence GTGAAGAAAAAAAATCTTGTGCCTCTTATGGTTTTTTTACTGGGCATGTGCCTTGTTGGTTTCATCGTATACAAAACAGACACTCACGAAAAATGGCAGAGACGCACAACCGCACAATTAAATGTATCAACCTACGGTGAACGTATTAAAAATGAAATTACAAATGGAATTGCGATCACAGATACTCTGAAACAGGTTCTGATCAGTGAAAATGGAGATATCAAGCAATTTGATACGATTGCAGAAAATCTTATATCTGATTCTATTGAAAGTGTACAGCTTGCTCCGGATGGTGTTGTAACAGATATTTATCCTGCTGAGAGAAACGAGGCAGGTAAAATTGATCTGCTCCATGATAAAGACCGTGGCAGAATTTCCTGTTATGCAAGAGACAACCATACAATCATTACACAGGGACCCTTTAAATTGACACAGGGCGGCTATGGAATTGCAGTCCGCAATCCGGTCTACCTGAATGATGAGCACGGACAGGCGTATTTCTGGGGATTTACCATTGTTATCCTGCGTGTTCCTGATATTTTTTCCGACTCGATCCATGCACTTTCAGGTTTTGGATATGAGTACAGACTTTCCAAAACAGAAACTCCCTGGAGTGACACTTATAAACCCGTTTACCAGTCAGATGGTCAGATAACGCAGCCGGTTTCTTATGATTTTACCATAGGGAAAGAAAGCTGGAAGTTCGAAGTAACTCCTGAAAGCGGGTGGAGAAACAATCTATTGATCGTAACAGTCAGCACGATTTTTACCGCTATCACCTTACTTCTGTCAGGGCTTACCAGGGTATGTCTGGTATCAAAAGAAAACAAAAATAAATTTCAGATACTGGCACGCACGGATTCTCTTACAGGTATTTACAACCGCTATGGATTTGACGAATCAGCAGAAAAGATGATGGATAAAAATCCGAAAGGACATTTTGTGGCCGCACTCCTTGATCTCGATGATTTTAAGTTTATTAATGATATTTATGGCCACGCCTATGGAGACAAAGCATTAAAGAGTCTGGCAGACAGCATGAAAACATTTTTCCCATCTGATGCATTACTGGGAAGAAACGGTGGGGATGAGTTCTGTATTCTTTTACAAAATTATACCTGCGAAGATGCAAAAGAACTGCTGCAGCAATTTACCGGACTTCCAAAGACATTCTCATACAAGGGAAAAGAACAGTCATTTAACATTTCTCTGGGATATGCGGAATATCCCACATTTGCAGCCAGCCGTTCACAGCTCATGCGCTGTGCTGATGCAGCCCTCTATGCAATAAAACTTCATGGAAAAAACGGATGTATGGCTTACAGGGAAGGTCTTCAGTCAGGAATCCGTAAACAACTGGGATTCGCATTTAAAGATGTCTCTGAACACCTTCCGGGTGCATTTATCATATACAGAGCGGACAAAGACGATGACGAACTCTTTTATGCAAACCATGAGTTCCTTCATATGACCGGATATAAAGATATGGACGAACTGTTCAGACTCACCAATAAGCGCTTCCGCAGCCTGATCCGAGAAGATGAACAGAAACAGATCGAATCCAGTATCTGGGAACAGATTGATAGTGGTAATAAAAATGACTATATTCACTTTCACCTTCGAAAGGCTGACGGATCCTATCTTTCTGTCCTCGATCACGGAAGAATCGTAGAAAGCCAGCAATACGGAAGAGTATTCTATGTATTGTTCATGGACTGGGAGGCTATGCATATTCATTACAGCGATAAATTTTCCGGATAA
- a CDS encoding zinc-dependent alcohol dehydrogenase: protein MLQQVMTNPGEIIFREVPVPEIKDNQVLVKIMNIGICGSDIHVYHGKHPFTKYPVTQGHEVSGEVVKTGDAVTEFHVGQKVTIEPQVYCGHCYPCRHGKYNLCEELKVMGFQTTGTASEYFAVDASKVTPIPEDMSYEEGAMIEPLAVAVHGVKQMGDVTGMNIVVIGAGPIGNLVAQSAKGMGAAKVMITDVSDLRLEKAKECGIDVCVNTRNKNFGEAMVEAFGPDKADVIYDCAGNNITMGQAIKYARKGSVIVLVAVFAGMAEIDLAVANDHELDIKSTMMYRHDDYVDGIRLVNEGKVHLRPLISKTFAFKDYLKAYQYIDDNRETTMKVIINVQEK, encoded by the coding sequence ATGTTACAGCAGGTTATGACAAATCCAGGAGAAATTATTTTCAGAGAGGTTCCCGTACCAGAGATTAAAGACAATCAGGTTTTGGTTAAGATTATGAATATTGGTATATGTGGTTCTGATATCCATGTATATCACGGAAAACATCCTTTTACAAAATATCCGGTAACCCAGGGACATGAAGTATCAGGAGAAGTGGTAAAAACAGGTGATGCAGTAACAGAATTTCATGTGGGACAGAAAGTAACAATTGAGCCACAGGTATATTGTGGACATTGTTATCCATGCCGTCACGGAAAATACAATCTCTGCGAAGAGCTGAAAGTAATGGGATTCCAGACAACAGGAACTGCATCCGAGTATTTTGCAGTTGATGCATCAAAAGTAACACCGATACCAGAAGATATGTCTTATGAAGAGGGCGCAATGATCGAGCCTCTGGCAGTAGCTGTTCATGGTGTTAAACAGATGGGCGATGTAACTGGAATGAATATTGTGGTGATAGGTGCCGGTCCGATCGGAAATCTGGTAGCGCAGTCTGCAAAAGGGATGGGAGCAGCTAAAGTTATGATCACAGATGTCAGTGATCTTCGTCTGGAAAAAGCAAAAGAGTGTGGAATTGACGTATGTGTCAACACAAGGAATAAAAATTTCGGGGAAGCAATGGTAGAAGCCTTTGGACCGGATAAGGCAGATGTTATCTATGACTGTGCAGGAAATAACATTACAATGGGACAGGCGATCAAATATGCAAGAAAAGGAAGCGTGATTGTGCTGGTTGCAGTTTTTGCAGGAATGGCTGAGATCGATCTGGCAGTTGCAAATGATCATGAGCTTGATATCAAGAGCACAATGATGTACAGACATGATGATTATGTAGACGGAATCAGACTGGTGAATGAAGGAAAAGTGCATTTAAGACCGCTGATCTCTAAGACATTTGCATTTAAAGATTATCTGAAAGCATACCAGTACATTGACGATAACCGTGAGACTACAATGAAAGTGATTATCAATGTGCAGGAAAAATAA
- a CDS encoding nucleotidyltransferase family protein codes for MNDTGIRPEVIEEIRNLAQKYDIEKVILFGSRARGDFRRTSDIDIAVTGGDFARFALDVDEETSTLLEYDIVNLDRDMQDELRESIEKEGRILYEKI; via the coding sequence ATGAATGATACAGGAATCAGACCGGAAGTTATAGAAGAAATCCGAAACCTTGCGCAAAAATATGATATTGAAAAAGTAATTCTTTTTGGTTCGAGAGCAAGAGGGGATTTCAGAAGAACAAGTGATATAGATATTGCAGTCACAGGAGGAGATTTTGCAAGGTTTGCGTTAGATGTGGATGAAGAGACAAGTACTCTTCTGGAGTATGATATTGTAAATCTTGATCGTGACATGCAGGATGAATTAAGAGAATCTATAGAGAAGGAAGGGAGGATTTTGTATGAGAAAATATGA
- a CDS encoding ECF transporter S component, with protein sequence MSLNLEFPLPFLAPSFYQLDFSEIPVLVGSFAMGPIAGVLIELVKILVHLVTKGSMTAVVTCFINAFVLLPVYGKAFEMPVEAFIEMGSAVHSSVNNLLTFAAMIIFPFNIFKYALTSLIVFLIYKRIRVVLKGD encoded by the coding sequence ATGTCACTGAATCTGGAGTTTCCGCTTCCTTTCCTGGCACCGAGTTTTTATCAGTTGGACTTTTCAGAAATCCCGGTACTGGTTGGTTCATTTGCAATGGGACCGATCGCAGGTGTACTGATCGAGCTGGTGAAGATTCTTGTGCATCTGGTAACAAAGGGATCTATGACAGCAGTAGTTACATGCTTTATCAATGCATTCGTGTTACTTCCGGTATACGGAAAGGCTTTTGAAATGCCGGTAGAAGCATTTATCGAAATGGGAAGTGCAGTACACAGTTCTGTAAATAATCTTCTTACATTTGCAGCAATGATCATTTTTCCATTCAACATATTCAAATATGCTCTGACATCCCTGATCGTATTCCTGATCTATAAGAGAATCCGTGTAGTTCTCAAGGGAGACTGA